CACGCTATCTTCTGACAAATGACTctgtcattcaacaaacactttcTAAACGTCTTCTATAGACcaggccctgtgccagatgctggaccccaaagatgaaaaaaagcCAGAGTTGCCCTGAAAGGGTTCAGAGCCCAGTAGGGTGGTGTAAGGGAGAACTACAGATAACACAGGGCCAACAGTAGATATGCACTATAAGAGAAGTAGGCCCAAAATGCAAGAAATCATGGAGAACAAGAGCTGGGTCTGCCTGGGGCAGTGAaggaaggcttcttggaggaggcAGCATGTGAGCTGGGGCTTGAAGAATGAGTGGGGTAGAGCAGGCTTGGTGTTCCCAGAGATGAGACTGTAGGCCCTGGGAACTTTTTATGTCATCCTCTAGTGACTGAGAGGGATTGAAGGATTTTTACCATGGAAAAAATAGGATCCTGTTTGCATATTAGAAGGAATGGACAGGAGGGAGGAGAGCCTGGACCAAAGAGGTTGTGCAAGAGGCTCCAGTAGTCCAGGCAGGGCATGGTAAGGATTGACCTAGCAGTGCAAGGCGTCTGGACAGGATGGGCGAGGGCGGCAGGAGAGTGGAGCCAGGCcctgagagagaagagagaaaggcaaCTGACTTCTGAGCCATGAGGATCTGATGAAAGCTGGGAATCCTTTCTCAGAACAAGGCCCGTGTGCAAAGGCTTAGGACATTCCGCACGTAATTACAAGGGATTTATACTCCCTGAAGCCCTGGGTTAAAGACCCAGTTCACTGGAATTCTACCAAGCAGAAAGGCACAGTGAGTAAGCCTGTGGGTGCTGGAGCCAGACAGCTGGTGCACAATCTCAGCTCCACCACCTACCAGcgatgtgaccttgggcaagacaTTGATTCTTTCCTCCCCTGTCAAGAAGTGATCCTAGCCCCTAAGTCACGGGTTGCCATGATGATCAAGAGAGTTAACATATGTAGAGTGCCTCTAACAGGGCCTGGCATCCACAAAGTGCTCAGGAAGTATTGGCTGTTATTATTATGGGGCTAAAATCAATCTAAGGGCTATGGAAACCCCCTCACTACCCCTGCTCCCCTAAATATCCCACTTGACAACAGAGGTCTGTATCCTCTGGTGTGGGCCCTCCTGCCCAAGCCCCAGAACccacttttccctttctctgaatCCACCCCTGCCTTTTGGGTTTGAGTCTCCACTATCTTCAAATCTGGTTATTTAAGAGTTAAGCAGAAACCAGggacaaagtactacatattgtacgattccatttatttaatatgtaaatataaagcaatttataaagataaaattacatCAGTGGTTCTGTAGGGCTGTGGAAGGGTAGAGGGATTGcaaggtgactgctaaggggtgtggagtttttctttttggagtgaagATATTGTTCTAAAACTTTCTTGGTGATGAaggcacagcattgtgattatactaagacCCATCAATTATACACTTAggataaattgtatggtatgtgaatatatctcaataaaatatgcaataataaataaatatgcaagaatgGCCAAAAAGAGCAcatatgtacagcagggaaagcagagagagattgagaggtgatgaatttgtctggtttttgtttattattattttttattattgaaataatgaaaatgctgtaataatgactgAAGAGATGAATACGCacctatgtgattatgccaaataccattgagtgtacaccttggatggattgtacactttactaatatgtaccaataaagttgatttgattaaaaaaaaagagttaagcaGGCTAAGCCCACctctgagaggaggaagaagaggaccTCACCCATCACCATGGGGACCCAGGCTTTTCCTTTGCCTGAGAAGACAGTGCTAGGAAGGAGGAGACATTTGATTCTGGGGGACCCTTCAGCATGGGCAGCAAGTGGGAGAAGCAGATGCCAAGCTCATCTAACTGTGTGATGGAGGAGAAAGCATGATTTCCACAGTCAGGAGATTTACCCCTAAGTGACTCTGTGACCCTGAGGGGGTCCCTTCCCCATCTGGGCCTCCTCAAAACTAATAAAAATctttgtgaggatgaaatgagctAATGGTTAAAATTGGAAGCTGTGAACTACAGTGAGGTTGGGAATTGTTATTCCTCTTGGCCTTTTGGGCTCTGTGAGGTCCCTTCAGCTGGAGCTGACAGAATCCAAATCTGCAGGGGTCCCTGTGCCCGGGTCCCTAGGACTATCcacggtggggggaggggggaaagagaaCTGCACCTGGGATTCCTTGCACACGGAGGAGAGGAGGCCTGTCCATGGGAGGATTGGGGTTTTGTTCCTGGCTGGGACACACGAAGGCCTTGAGGAAATCTCTAACTTGAATGGGAGTTGGGGGTCCAGGGTTCTCTCTCCTGACTCTGTGATGACCTCCATTCTGACACATGACAGGTAAACTGgtccatgtgtgcagctccaATGGAGGTAAGGGGCTCCCCCGAGTTGAAGATCCAGGGCTGGTTCAGATCAGATCATTAAAAACCAGAGTCCTGACTTTGGAGGCCTCAAAACTGTGCAGCCCAAGTTGCCACTCAAACTAGCTAGCTAGTGAAGAAACaagaagggaaactgaggcaggactGAGGCTCACTAACCACAGCAGGTTTTAATGAAGAGAAAGTTGGCCCTCCCAGTTCACGGTGCTGCCCATCTCTCTGCACAGCGTTCCTAGACTCTCTTTTGACCTGTGCCTCCCTGATTTGCTGGTGAGCTCCTTGAGGACACAAGGAGTCTTATTCATTTCTCTATACTTAGTGTCAAGCACAGTTAGGATATGTaatagtcattcattcattcaaaatctGTTTACTGAGCTGGGCTGGTGCTGGGGATACAAAGTTGAACAACACGTAAatttcctgccctcatggaacttacgGTCTAGCCAGGATGTCACGCAATAAAGACATAAACCATGACAATTACAAATTATGACTAGTGCTTGCTGCGAGGGAGCTGATGGGGGGCGGTATTACTTGAGAGAGAAAATGGCAGAGAAGGTCTGAGATCTGAGCAAGACATGTTGCAAGAATAAATAGAAAGGATAGTTGGATGGATGGACttatagatggatggatagaagaACGGACAGACAACCAACCAGTGGGTTCGGGTGTGAACGAGAGTCACGCGCTAGTACTTAACACAAGGCTTAACATGAGTGGAGGGTGGAGCTGAGATGGGCCTAAGGGACCCAAGATTCCCCAACCTGTTCTCATGGGCACACGAGTTGCACGAACCGCCTGAGCCCAAGGAACCGCCAGAGGGCGATCGAGAGCTCAGTCATTTCCCCTTTAAGGTCAAGGCGGAAGGCGGGCGGGTGCAGAGCCTTTTGTCGGCCGAAAAGAAATAGGTCTGCCCCTTTAAGAGGGCGGGGACCCCAGAGTGGCGGCGGCTTCGAATGCGGCCTGGCGCAACCTCTGGCTTCGCGGAGACCCTCGCTCTGCCAGGCTCGGGGTCGCAGCGACGCTGCCCCACATTCCAGTGCGACGGCACCGTCACCTAGACCCTGACCCTCCCGCCGGGCGGGGTCCGAGGCCCCGGCACCCCGTCGTGCTGGGGCCCGCTCCGCCGACTCATGGGCCTCAGCCCACCCGCCGTCACCATGGTAATGCTGCGCCCGAGCCCGGGGATCCCGGGCCGCCTGGCCCCAAAGCTGGGGAACTGTTCCCGCGGTTCTAGCCCCTCGTCCCCGCCGGGGTGAGCCGCAGGGCCGGGTCTGGGCGAGAGTTAGGGTGGCGTCGGGGGACTTGGGCCTTAGCTGGAGTTTGGCATGTATAGGCCGGGAGACCTTGGGAAGGCACCCCCCACCCTCGCCAGCTCCAGTTTCCTTCTAGctgccttccttctctccttcctcgtCCCTCAGGGAACTGATCAGAAAGAAGGAACGGTGGCTTGGGGCAGTTTCCTCTCCTGGGACTCGAGAGTTAGCTTTTAGGTTAGGTAGAAGGAAGCCACTTGCTCGGCATTCAGAGACAAGTCCACTGTACTGGGCATGCTTTGATTTATGGTAGTTTCTCTTTTATGATTGATAGGTTTCTCAGGCCAAACCTCTCAGGTGTTGCAAAATCCTTAGGTCCATGTACACAGGGCTGAGTGAAAAGAACAACCCTCGTTCCCCTTAGCTGCCTTCCCTTTgctccctccccccttccaggattAATGCGGATTAATCTGAGCGGATTATTTTACAAGAACGGATTCTAAACCATCTAAGCCTTTAAATTAATCCTAtcttctctctccccatcccttatCCCTCCCCCAGCACTAGCAAACAAACAAAGTACAGTACACCTGCTTTTAGAAGTGGGTAGAAGCACAGTGAGGACAGAGTGTACTTGCAAATGGTATTTCTCTCCCAACCTCAAttgctttgttttcctttcaggcaTGCAGTTTGCAGAAGCTGTTTGCTGTGGAAGAGGAGTTTGAAGATGAGGTAAGGAAGTGTTGGTGATCAGAGACGGCAGAGCAGGTCTCAAGATGTAAACACCCAGGCCCAGAGGAGTTTGGAACAGCTTGCCCCAGTCCCCTTTTAGTTGACATCTAtagctttctcatctgtaagaagCTGAGAAACGAGGAGGCATGTAAACAACCTATTTAACTGTCTTAGAAACAAACAGAAGACTGGAAATGAGTTGCCTTATTGTCATACCTTTAAATTATAAGGGCCTCTGTCTGGAAGCTGTGTCATGTAGGTGACTTAATCCATCCTCATGATGACATACCTGAGGTGAAAAAAAGTTTATGGAGAGTCACTTGAGGCGACAGCACAGTTATTGGACAGCAGGTGTCCTAGGGTCACCCACTGGCCATGGGAGCCAGGGAAAATTACTTCATTCTCTGGCCTACAGTTTTCTCTTCTGCAATGTGAGGGGTGTGGGGACGGGTGGCTTCTGTGATTCCTTTCCCTCTGTCTGTCTGCTCAGTAGACTAGGGGTTAGAGCAGATCTAAAGCCAGCATGCCACCACCTTCCAGGCAGCTCCGTCTAGATCCTACCACACACCAATTAAGTCAGAAGTCCCAGGCATGAGCACAGATGGGTGTTTCTAATATGCAGGCAGAGACCACTGAACTAGCAATCTCCACAGCTCCCTTCCCATCATGGATATAGCCATGCAGCCTGGAATTGCTACCTCAAATCCTTTTCAGAAGGAGGCAAGATTTAAATGAGTAAAGTCCAAAGAGGTAAATTAACCTGCCTAAGAATACTGCACAATCAGCCAGGACAAGACTCCTGCCTCCAGTTTAATGTATATGGAAACTATTAATCTACATTTATTGTCAAagaattgttttgttttaccaGGGATGAGTAGTTCAAATTGACTTTTTGTTTCCCAGCACTTTGCATAAAAAATCCTACTTAAAATTCATTCAGATGCCTAATGTGTGCCTGTTATAGTGGTTACTGCACTGGGGTTCCTTCTGGCAGCCCAAGCCCCACCTCTGCCTTTCTTTGAGGCTTTAGAAAGCCAAGGTTTAAAGGGAAGAACAGACTTTCCTTAGgccttttccttaaaaaaatgcgATCTCTGACTGGTCTCATTCTTTGAGGCCCTCAGACATAGTGACAAGGGCATCCATGGGTTCAAGCCTTGGTTCATGAACTTACTTCACCTCTCAGAGCCTTGCTTctgtcatctataaaatgggagtaataataGTGCCTATTTATTGGGCCATCATGAGAATTAATTGAAAGAATTCAAGTAAAATGATTACATTGTACTTGGCATCCAGGGAGGGTTCACATGGTAGTTATTTTAATTACTTGGGgacttgatttttgtttttacaacAAATAATCCAAAATGGCCAGTTTTGGCCGGGAGACATACCCTTGTCTTTGTCTTTCAGGCTGAAAAACTGACTGTTGAAGTGATCCTTTTGGGTCTTCCCAGGTGATGGTAGGACTGCTAAGCTAGTAAAGGAATTTGAGTGAAGGGCTCAGAGAGCTCAAGTTCTCAATTCATGAAAATGGCAAATCAATCCTTTACCCCTTCCCAAGGCAAAGGACAGGTCCGAGAGTGAGCACTTAGGGAGAACGGGAATCTGTGAACCCCCAGGGGCATCAGGATTTTATTGCTGCTGTAATACTTAATTATCATTACTGCTAATTCTAAGGTGGCCCTGTCAGAGTGCAACTCCTGAAAATATACAAATCAGGAAAAAACCTTTTCTTAGGCCCAACAGTCCAGTGTGgtagcagggggtgggggtggaggggaccTTCCTGTCAGTTAAATCAGCAGTTCTGACTCAAAACACCCTCAGAACAGGTCTGTTGCTCTTGAAGGTGTCAATCTCACCTTGCTTCCCAACTGGAACCTAGACTTAATTTAACTTGCCTGGAAAGCTATATTTAACTTCTGCCTATTTTGCTGGGTCCAAGGCCTCTCTGGCTACCAAAGGCTGTGTGTGGGGTGGTGTCGGGGGTGAAGACTGGGCTGAGGACAGGCAGCCTGACCAGCTGGACATCAGAAAGCTGGAATGGGTGTGTGACCTTGGGTGGTTCAGTTGACTCCTTGGTCCCCTGGTACATTTGCTTCTGCTTCCATAACTGCCCCCCCAGAGAGTAAAGAAAGGGAGAAGCTACCTGAAGACTTAGCCTGGGAAAGCTTCTGATAGAAGCCTGGTGGTGGGCTCATAGGCATGGTCAAAGGTGATGAGAAACACACCATCATTCTTTGTGCCCTGGTTTCTCGCTTGCTTGTGTGCACATACATATCACAGGCCTGAACCAGGAAAGGCAGAGCGCTTCTTGATTTCTAGATACCAAAACCCACTGTTACTGTTTCTCTGTAGGATTTCTTGTCCGCTGTGGAGGATGCAGAGAACCAGTTTGCCGGCTCACTGCCTGTGAATGCTGGGTGCCTGAGACCTATCTCTTCCAGGCCACAAGTGACTGTGCAGGTGCAGTCCTCCGGATGTACTTCTCCTTCAGAGGCTTCAGGCCTGCCAGCCCTGGGACTCTGCCTTCCTACCTCCAGCATGCCCAGGGCCATCCAGGGACCCCTTTCCATGGGAACAGCCCCTGTAAGGCCTGCCCTGACTTCCAGCAGCTGGACTGGCAATCAGAGAGAAGTGACACTGACAGAGGTGCTCAGAGAACCAGCAAGACCCCTGTcctcagccccccaccccctgctcaccTTTGAGAGCCAACAGCAGGTGCTTGGTGGCCTTGAGGGAGCTGAGCAAGATGAATTTGATAAGGTCCTGGCAAGCATGGAACTGGAGGGGCCTGGCATGGAACGGGACCTTGGGATTGGCAGTGAGGCCAGAGGAGTCCTGCCCACCTGGCAGGGGGAGGACCCACTATTGGCTAAAAAGGCCCGAGTAGCTGAGCTGATTGGATCTTGCCAAAAGGGGCCTATGCTTGCTTCCCACGTAACAGATATCAGGTCAGCCCAGGACCAGCCTCGACATCCTTTTGCCCACTGTAGGACGCCACAGCGCCCATTGAGACTTGGTGCCCTGGGTCTTCCCATCTCAGCGGCTTCAGCAGGTCTCACTCAGGAATCCCACTGGGAAGTCTGTCCCAGAGGCTCTCCTCTTCTAGTACCTCAAACTATTGAAAGCAGCCCTCAAAACCGTTTCCCCAGTCAGCCATTTCGATCTCCAGGTGCCTGCTTAAGCAGCAAACTTCACCATCCTGGGCCACAAGCTCTCTACTCACACTCTTCTACTCCCTCAAGGCCTAGCTCTGGATTGTTTTCTCGGGGGCTGATAGAACCCCGAGCTCCAGTGGCTTCTGTCGAGTCACCTGCCAGCACCCCAAAGGGCCCCCCTTCCTCCCTCGTTCCCCCAGCAGCTCTGCAGACACCCATAGTCACCAATCATCTGGTGCAGCTGGTCACTGCTGCCAGCCGGCCACCCCAGCAACCcacccgcccctctgcccaggccAAAACACGCCGCTTCCCTGGCCCAGCAGGGGTCCTGCCTCACCAGGTGAGTGATATCTTCTCTCTGACAGGAGCCAGAGACGCCCAGGGCAGCGGTAGGCGAGGGAAAGAAGTAGAGTTCACTCCTGGAGTGAAGAAAAGAAGTGAAGAGAGGGAGGGTTTGTTGAGCTGGGGGAGAATTCAAAAGAAGTGGAGAGGGGGAAGTAAATGCTGGAGAAACCACATGTGAGAGAAGAGCTTAAGGCCTTTTCATGCATCTATTGCatacctactgtgtgctgggcaTGGGAGCAGGAAGGATCATTCACTGCTATTTGCTAAGGATCTATGCGGGTTGGGAATTTTGCTTGGAACTGAGAATACAGACATTCTCAATGGTAAGCCCTAAGGAGCTGATGGTGTGGTGAAAGAAGCTGACGAACAAACGATTATCCCTGAAGTGCCCGGTGTGAGGGGATGCCATTACCTGGGGCCTGCTGAGTGGGATTTGGATGGATGAGTAGGAGGGTAACAGGTGTGTAGAAGACATTCCAGCACTGGGAAGACAGGAAAGAGTGTATGCAAAGGCACAGAGGTATAAGAGTAAGTCGGAACATTGCTTGTGGCTTCCCGGTGGGGTCAGCATGGGGAAGTTGGGGCTGAAAAGGAGACAGGCCCTGCTGAGAGTTTGGATTAGAGCAGTGGTCGAAGGACAGGATCCATCAGTCATCCGGGGATTGTATTCTGGATAATTGGGCTCTGAGAGTCTAGTCTGATGGTGATAGGTACACCTCCTTTCTCCCCATTTTAAGGGTGTCTGGAACAATTTCTGTCTGGACCTGCTCTTCCCTAGCATTTAAAGAGAAATCCAAGGAGACCGTGATTTTCTTCCTGGGCAGGATCTCCCTGTAGGAAAAGGCAAGATCTCTGAGAAGAGACTTGGGGGAACCACCCCTTGCCCATCCTTTCTGTTTGGGTCATTGCCCCCTTCAGGCAGCCCTGAGTTTTGCTCCTGAACCTGCTCTGCTTCCTCACATTCCCAAaatgatccccaaagtgtctttTTTTGAGCTGCCAACGAGGCTCCTGAGACTTCGTTAGGAGAGCTGTAATATGTGTTAATTGTCCCTGATAGTTTCCTGAACGCATTATGTAACCCAGACGAGAAGCTGTACTTGTAAATAACATCTGCTGAGTTTGCTCTcgccttcttctctccctccttttagCATAGTGGGAAAAATCTGGAGGAGATCATGGTTTCCACTCCCCAGACTCCGACTCATGGTGCTCTGGCTAAATTCCGGACAGAGGTAACTAACTTGTTGCAAACATGAACTTCCTGGGCATTTGAGAGCGAGGGGCGTCCCAGCATGCTTCAGGAGTTGACAGAGTTGATGCTGCTAGGCCTGTTCCCTGATGTCACATACCAAAGGGCACTTGGGGAAAGTGGTTGGGAGAGGCAGCAGTGTTCACTGGCAAAAAATGAAGTCTAGATCCTGATGCCGGCCAGGCCTTAACCAATGCCATGGGTCCAGCCTTCTTTCCCACCTAAGAAATAAAGGTCCAGCTAACGTCATCTTCCCATGGAGGAGGAGAGTGACTTAAGTATTATGAAATTCTGTCTTGGGGACCCTGCCACTCTGGTTTCTGGGCACTGAGTGGGAAGGATCTGCCTTCCTTCATCTTGCCTCCACTTCTAGCAGGttccctttggtgggtgggaccCAGCCTCCTTCCCTGGGATTCTGGCCGGCCCACTCagccctggttttttttttttttataagattttattttttattttatttctttctctcccctcctcccccccccccccattgtctgctctctgtgtccattctctgtgtgttcttctgtgcctgcttgcatttttgtcagcggcaccgggaatctgtatctctttttgttatgtcattttgttgcttcacctctctgtatgtgcggcgccactcctgggcaggcttcacttttttcatgtggggcggctctccttgcgggggtgcactccttgcatgtggggctcccctatgtggggacacccctgcatggcatggcactccttgtgcgcatcagcactgcaggtgggccagctcaccacacaggtcaggaggccctgggtttgcactctgggcctcccatatgataggtagacactttatcagttgagccaaatttgcttccctgtttgttttgttctaactttttattttgaaatactttgaaatttatAAGACAGTTACAAAAGTAAGACCAACTACTTACCAAGATCTCTTAACATACCCCTACCTCCCCAGATATCTAGTTCCATCAATTTTAACGTTTTCCATATTTGCTGTGTCATTGtatctatcca
This genomic stretch from Dasypus novemcinctus isolate mDasNov1 chromosome 21, mDasNov1.1.hap2, whole genome shotgun sequence harbors:
- the HROB gene encoding homologous recombination OB-fold protein isoform X4, with amino-acid sequence MPRAIQGPLSMGTAPVRPALTSSSWTGNQREVTLTEVLREPARPLSSAPHPLLTFESQQQVLGGLEGAEQDEFDKVLASMELEGPGMERDLGIGSEARGVLPTWQGEDPLLAKKARVAELIGSCQKGPMLASHVTDIRSAQDQPRHPFAHCRTPQRPLRLGALGLPISAASAGLTQESHWEVCPRGSPLLVPQTIESSPQNRFPSQPFRSPGACLSSKLHHPGPQALYSHSSTPSRPSSGLFSRGLIEPRAPVASVESPASTPKGPPSSLVPPAALQTPIVTNHLVQLVTAASRPPQQPTRPSAQAKTRRFPGPAGVLPHQHSGKNLEEIMVSTPQTPTHGALAKFRTEIVASSQASTEEDFARGPWLTMKSVLGLDERDPTCFLYTYSIVMVLRKAALKQLPRNKVPHMAVMIKSLTRSTVDASVVFKDPTGEMQGTVHRLLLETHQNELKPGSVLLLKQIGVFSPSLRNHYLNVTPNNLVHIYSPDSGDRNFFRPPQPFSKDPGSFLGSLQHSVAAKPGEGLIPAQNAEARVSAEEEVPEAGKAAWQVWFSFCFLLNGTARIFLTCILFSFQFVFGSYRDHMCLLDKTSSHN
- the HROB gene encoding homologous recombination OB-fold protein isoform X3, with amino-acid sequence MGLSPPAVTMACSLQKLFAVEEEFEDEDFLSAVEDAENQFAGSLPVNAGCLRPISSRPQVTVQVQSSGCTSPSEASGLPALGLCLPTSSMPRAIQGPLSMGTAPVRPALTSSSWTGNQREVTLTEVLREPARPLSSAPHPLLTFESQQQVLGGLEGAEQDEFDKVLASMELEGPGMERDLGIGSEARGVLPTWQGEDPLLAKKARVAELIGSCQKGPMLASHVTDIRSAQDQPRHPFAHCRTPQRPLRLGALGLPISAASAGLTQESHWEVCPRGSPLLVPQTIESSPQNRFPSQPFRSPGACLSSKLHHPGPQALYSHSSTPSRPSSGLFSRGLIEPRAPVASVESPASTPKGPPSSLVPPAALQTPIVTNHLVQLVTAASRPPQQPTRPSAQAKTRRFPGPAGVLPHQHSGKNLEEIMVSTPQTPTHGALAKFRTEIVASSQASTEEDFARGPWLTMKSVLGLDERDPTCFLYTYSIVMVLRKAALKQLPRNKVPHMAVMIKSLTRSTVDASVVFKDPTGEMQGTVHRLLLETHQNELKPGSVLLLKQSRFWGQELLQATSALLQGSRKLPWQPPAQCGCEAWGRPHSSSERRGQGVR
- the HROB gene encoding homologous recombination OB-fold protein isoform X1, which produces MGLSPPAVTMACSLQKLFAVEEEFEDEDFLSAVEDAENQFAGSLPVNAGCLRPISSRPQVTVQVQSSGCTSPSEASGLPALGLCLPTSSMPRAIQGPLSMGTAPVRPALTSSSWTGNQREVTLTEVLREPARPLSSAPHPLLTFESQQQVLGGLEGAEQDEFDKVLASMELEGPGMERDLGIGSEARGVLPTWQGEDPLLAKKARVAELIGSCQKGPMLASHVTDIRSAQDQPRHPFAHCRTPQRPLRLGALGLPISAASAGLTQESHWEVCPRGSPLLVPQTIESSPQNRFPSQPFRSPGACLSSKLHHPGPQALYSHSSTPSRPSSGLFSRGLIEPRAPVASVESPASTPKGPPSSLVPPAALQTPIVTNHLVQLVTAASRPPQQPTRPSAQAKTRRFPGPAGVLPHQHSGKNLEEIMVSTPQTPTHGALAKFRTEIVASSQASTEEDFARGPWLTMKSVLGLDERDPTCFLYTYSIVMVLRKAALKQLPRNKVPHMAVMIKSLTRSTVDASVVFKDPTGEMQGTVHRLLLETHQNELKPGSVLLLKQIGVFSPSLRNHYLNVTPNNLVHIYSPDSGDRNFFRPPQPFSKDPGSFLGSLQHSVAAKPGEGLIPAQNAEARVSAEEEVPEAGKAAWQVWFSFCFLLNGTARIFLTCILFSFQFVFGSYRDHMCLLDKTSSHN
- the HROB gene encoding homologous recombination OB-fold protein isoform X2, coding for MGLSPPAVTMACSLQKLFAVEEEFEDEDFLSAVEDAENQFAGSLPVNAGCLRPISSRPQVTVQVQSSGCTSPSEASGLPALGLCLPTSSMPRAIQGPLSMGTAPVRPALTSSSWTGNQREVTLTEVLREPARPLSSAPHPLLTFESQQQVLGGLEGAEQDEFDKVLASMELEGPGMERDLGIGSEARGVLPTWQGEDPLLAKKARVAELIGSCQKGPMLASHVTDIRSAQDQPRHPFAHCRTPQRPLRLGALGLPISAASAGLTQESHWEVCPRGSPLLVPQTIESSPQNRFPSQPFRSPGACLSSKLHHPGPQALYSHSSTPSRPSSGLFSRGLIEPRAPVASVESPASTPKGPPSSLVPPAALQTPIVTNHLVQLVTAASRPPQQPTRPSAQAKTRRFPGPAGVLPHQHSGKNLEEIMVSTPQTPTHGALAKFRTEIVASSQASTEEDFARGPWLTMKSVLGLDERDPTCFLYTYSIVMVLRKAALKQLPRNKVPHMAVMIKSLTRSTVDASVVFKDPTGEMQGTVHRLLLETHQNELKPGSVLLLKQIGVFSPSLRNHYLNVTPNNLVHIYSPDSGDRNFFRPPQPFSKDPGSFLGSLQHSVAAKPGEGLIPAQNAEARVSAEEEVPEADDLDGLLSELPEDFFCGTSNWDCPKTGHPP